One Fusarium poae strain DAOMC 252244 chromosome 4, whole genome shotgun sequence DNA window includes the following coding sequences:
- a CDS encoding hypothetical protein (TransMembrane:11 (i79-99o105-125i146-167o187-203i210-234o254-271i292-314o334-357i377-397o403-427i439-464o)), whose translation MIPTTTTSVEAAAANKNKTKNKDAPRGQDPQDNNILSGPIPREDDDSTSEKMIGEVTEFEKRKILDGKAKFNRLGWKRLTIVLIVQAVALGSLSIPGAFATLGMVAGVICSVGIGLIAIYTSYIVGQVKVKYPHVEHYPAAGGLMFGRWGAEIFGAMVTFQLLLLTASHCLTGTIAFSTLTESNICSLVWGVISAIILVLLAVPPSFAEVAILGYIDFVSIIAAIGITIIATGIRSNETPEPVNWSAWPREGVTFAQAFIALCNIFFAYSFSISQFSFMDEMHTPTDYMKSIWTLGGLEIVIYTLTGALIYSFVGVDVKSPALLSAGHTVSKVAFGVALPVIFISGSINTTVAVRYIHGRIHENSIAKYINTPKGWISWLLLISIFTWIGFIIAEAIPFFSDLIAITSSLLNSGFTLYWPAVMWFMLLKKGKWYSRENILPAIVNLIIFIMGLVFLVAGTYSAVVDIIDQYDRGIVKNAFTCAPLG comes from the exons atgaTCCCTACAACTACTACCTCGGTCgaagccgccgccgccaacaagaacaagaccaagaacaaggacgCGCCTCGAGGACAAGATCCTCAAGACAACAACATCCTTTCAGGTCCTATCCCTCGTGAAGACGATGATTCTACCAGCGAGAAAATGATTGGCGAAGTTACCGAGTTTGAGAAGCGCAAGATTCTCGATGGAAAGGCAAAGTTCAACCGTCTCGGCTGGAAGCGCCTCACCATCGTCCTCATTGTCCAGGCCGTCGCTCTCGGCTCGCTCTCTATTCCCGGCGCCTTTGCTACCCTCGGCATGGTAGCCGGCGTGATCTGCTCCGTCGGAATCGGTCTCATCGCCATCTACACCTCGTATATCGTTGGccaggtcaaggtcaagtaCCCGCACGTCGAGCACTACCCTGCCGCCGGAGGTCTCATGTTTGGCCGTTGGGGAGCTGAAATCTTTGGCGCCATGGTCACGTTccagctcctcctcctcacaGCTTCACACTGTTTGACGGGGACCATCGCCTTTTCGACACTGACTGAGAGTAACATCTGCAGTCTTGTCTGGGGCGTCATCTCTGCCATTATCCTTGTGCTTCTGGCGGTGCCTCCTAGTTTTGCCGAGGTGGCTATTCTGGGTTATATCGACTTTGTGTCCATCATTGCAGCTATCGgtatcaccatcatcgccaCTGGTATCAGGTCAAATGAAACGCCTGAACCAGTCAATTGGTCTGCCTGGCCCAGGGAGGGTGTCACTTTTGCGCAGGCCTTTATTGCGCTCTGCAACATCTTTTTCGCCTACAGCTTTTCCATCTCGCAGTTTAGCTTTATGGACGAGATGCATACACCCACAGACTACATGAAGTCCATCTGGACGCTTGGTGGTTTGGAGATTGTCATTTACACTCTCACTGGCGCTCTTATCTACTCCTTCGTTGGTGTAGATGTCAAGTCTCCAGCTCTGCTGTCAGCAGGCCATACCGTCTCAAAGGTTGCTTTTGGCGTCGCCTTGCCCGTCATTTTCATCAGCGGCTCTATCAACACAACTGTTGCCGTGCGTTATATCCATGGTCGAATCCACGAGAATTCCATCGCCAAGTACATCAACACGCCCAAGGGATGGATCTCTTGGTTGTTGCTTATCAGCATCTTCACCTGGATCGGTTTCATCATTGCCGAAGCTATTCCTTTCTTCAGCGACTTGATCGCCATCACTTCCAGTCTTCTCAACTCTGGATTCACGCTGTACTGGCCTGCTGTCATGTGGTTCATGCTACTCAAGAAAGGCAAATGGTACAGCCGTGAGAATATCCTCCCGGCCATTGTcaacctcatcatcttcatcatgggTCTTGTCTTTTTGGTTGCAGGAACTTACTCGGCGGTTGTCGATATT ATTGATCAGTACGATCGCGGAATTGTCAAGAATGCTTTCACATGTGCTCCTCTTGGCTAA
- a CDS encoding hypothetical protein (BUSCO:33627at5125), whose protein sequence is MDLGPRDRAEALLLKAARAHGIPATRDDIRSALSDTAFVEWTNLHLATDHLLTGDELALYTALDKSGQVDRLADLHDLGEVQAVNEDDIRAAIEELNRSTETITKQTETLRQQQDALARLVKKRDEAEHERRDLEEERLDKTKHALKKLVFEVDGEAQSLEYRVADLEQIAKTSRSNVKRTVDSVLQSDDKLLLSLQKLGWELDQQDPEEEKTIERLRETCMRLIKTTVETLRTKLDRIYLEAILAAERSGDVKSATQDDVKALEEELESLYSEILPVAQMSTEQQYLEPALKSTDAQSGQSLRRSAVAVTYVNECLDHLVDKITLLTERVEILKSHNAAASSIIATAKAESSASLSPEKKKSLRAAMPASPIRNPSPIRMRASTVGNRRDATSKNRRRSSGILDEPAIEALMRDLALSLPDTENASIQDQVSALSKAFKDRSEKTTDVMRGAQESFETSVTSRLDDARLAIQLLRDSMLAESPFGPVKMLDPEFEESVVALERDVEGLKVKLDGVVDKKALAKSVKKDEFVQRWA, encoded by the exons ATGGATCTCGGCCCCAGGGATCGCGCAGAAGCTCTGCTGCTCAAGGCTGCCCGCGCGCACGGCATCCCCGCCACAAGGGACGACATCCGCAGCGCCCTATCCGACACGGCCTTTGTCGAGTGGACGAATCTGCATCTCGCGACAGATCATCTCCTCACGGGTGATGAGTTGGCACT GTATACTGCTCTCGACAAGAGCGGACAGGTCGATCGCCTCGCTGACCTGCATGACCTGGGTGAAGTCCAGGCGGTGAACGAAGATGACATTCGTGCCGCCATAGAAGAGCTCAATCGCTCCACAGAGACCATCACCAAGCAGACAGAGACGTTGCGTCAGCAGCAAGACGCTCTTGCGCGCTTGGTAAAGAAACGTGATGAGGCGGAGCATGAGCGCAGGGATCTGGAAGAGGAGCGTCTTGACAAGACCAAACATGCTTTGAAGAAGCTCGTTTTTGAG GTCGATGGAGAGGCGCAGAGTCTCGAGTATCGTGTTGCCGATTTGGAGCAGATTGCCAAGACATCTCGCTCCAATGTGAAAAGAACGGTTGATAGTGTTTTACAGTCTGACGATAAGCTCTTGTTGAGTCTTCAGAAGCTTGGTTGGGAACTTGATCAGCAGGATcctgaagaggaaaagacGATTGAGAGGCTACGAGAGACTTGTATGAG ATTGATCAAGACTACAGTCGAGACCCTTCGTACAAAACTAGACAGGATCTACCTCGAAGCCATCCTTGCAGCAGAGCGCTCAGGAGATGTCAAGTCCGCTACTCAAGACGATGTCAAAGCCCTCGAGGAAGAGCTCGAGTCACTTTACTCTGAGATTCTACCCGTCGCGCAAATGTCGACTGAGCAACAGTATTTGGAACCAGCTCTCAAGTCAACAGATGCTCAAAGCGGACAAAGTCTGCGCCGCTCAGCTGTGGCAGTGACATAT GTTAACGAATGTCTAGATCATCTTGTAGACAAGATAACACTCCTTACAGAGCGTGTGGAAATCCTCAAGTCTCACAATGCAGCAGCATCTTCCATCATAGCCACCGCCAAAGCCGAATCATCCGCTTCGCTCTCCCCCGAGAAGAAAAAGTCTCTTCGAGCAGCTATGCCGGCATCGCCTATCCGGAACCCTTCACCCATCCGCATGCGCGCCAGCACAGTCGGCAACCGTCGCGACGCAACTAGTAAGAACAGACGTCGCTCCTCCGGCATCCTCGACGAGCCCGCCATAGAAGCTCTCATGCGCGACCTCGCATTATCACTACCCGACACAGAGAATGCATCCATCCAGGACCAGGTATCTGCTCTGAGCAAGGCTTTTAAGGATCGTTCAGAGAAGACAACGGATGTGATGCGTGGTGCGCAAGAGAGCTTCGAGACGAGTGTTACGTCGAGGCTTGATGATGCGAGGTTGGCGATTCAGCTGTTGCGTGATAGTATGTTGGCGGAGAGTCCGTTTGGGCCAGTCAAGATGCTTGATCCTGAGTTTGAGGAGTCGGTTGTTGCGTTGGAGAGGGATGTGGAGGGTTTGAAGGTGAAGTTGGATGGGGTTGTTGATAAGAAGGCTTTGGCTAAGAGTGTTAAGAAGGATGAGTTTGTGCAGCGGTGGGCTTAG